The following coding sequences are from one Planctomycetota bacterium window:
- a CDS encoding paraquat-inducible protein A: MRRSIVRLFTLVSAVLLGLGLVAPAMTLTTDFGRWDGWVRLLDPDTSAEREQSYSLLGGITTLVRGGDVAIGLVLLAFTVAFPTLKLALLAFANERTGPTLASSIARHAGKWSLLDVLVIAMLVLAIKGLPGGSELALRWGVWMFASSVVLSLIASIVEKQEGRLAEPTPETT; encoded by the coding sequence ATGAGGCGGTCGATCGTCCGACTATTCACCCTCGTCTCTGCCGTGCTGCTGGGCCTGGGTCTGGTAGCACCGGCGATGACGCTCACGACCGACTTCGGCCGGTGGGACGGCTGGGTTCGGCTGCTCGATCCGGACACGTCTGCCGAGCGCGAGCAGAGCTATAGCCTGCTCGGCGGGATCACGACGCTCGTCCGCGGCGGCGACGTCGCGATCGGGCTCGTCCTGCTCGCGTTCACCGTTGCCTTTCCAACGCTGAAGCTCGCGCTGCTCGCCTTCGCCAACGAACGGACCGGGCCAACGCTCGCGTCGTCGATCGCACGTCATGCGGGCAAGTGGTCACTTTTGGACGTGCTGGTCATCGCAATGCTCGTGCTTGCGATCAAGGGCCTTCCCGGCGGGAGCGAGCTGGCGCTGCGCTGGGGCGTCTGGATGTTTGCCAGCAGCGTCGTGCTCTCGCTCATCGCGTCGATTGTGGAGAAGCAGGAGGGCAGGCTCGCTGAGCCCACACCCGAAACTACCTGA
- a CDS encoding DnaJ C-terminal domain-containing protein — translation MPRDYYEVLELPRTADAAAIKKAHRKLARKLHPDVNKDDPSAATKFQEVQEAYDVLGDPEKRKMYDQFGHAGVGAGAPGGGGDPFGGYGPTGSGGPSGFPGGFGGRQMNPEDLEELRNGQFGDIFEGLFGSAGPFGRRGVRQRPGPGDYATDSRSRPRANELNIEVPVTIDFRDAANGTTVRISTPGEAEKIEAKVPPGVKDGQRVRLRGRGQRAAGVVGDLILVVSVRDHAYFRRDGLNVLLDVPVTVWDALLGGKVEVPTLDGKVTLTIPPGSSSGQKLRIKGQGITKGPESGDQLCVVKVIVPKSLTDEQKQLVEQLKDSADFDPARDAPWR, via the coding sequence ATGCCGCGCGATTACTACGAGGTTCTGGAGCTGCCCCGCACCGCCGATGCGGCCGCGATCAAGAAGGCGCACCGCAAACTCGCCCGCAAGCTCCACCCGGACGTCAACAAGGACGACCCGTCTGCCGCGACGAAGTTCCAGGAAGTCCAGGAGGCGTACGACGTCCTGGGCGACCCGGAGAAGCGGAAGATGTACGACCAATTCGGCCACGCCGGCGTCGGAGCCGGCGCACCGGGTGGCGGTGGTGATCCGTTCGGCGGCTACGGCCCAACAGGCAGCGGCGGACCCAGCGGGTTCCCGGGCGGGTTTGGCGGTCGGCAGATGAATCCCGAAGACCTCGAAGAGCTCCGCAACGGACAGTTCGGCGACATCTTCGAAGGCTTGTTCGGTTCGGCAGGTCCGTTCGGCAGGCGCGGCGTCAGGCAGCGTCCGGGGCCCGGCGACTACGCGACGGACTCGCGATCCCGGCCGCGGGCGAACGAGCTGAATATCGAGGTGCCCGTCACGATCGACTTCCGCGACGCCGCCAACGGCACGACGGTCCGCATCTCGACGCCCGGAGAGGCGGAAAAGATCGAGGCCAAGGTGCCGCCGGGCGTCAAAGACGGCCAACGCGTCCGCCTGCGTGGCCGAGGCCAGCGAGCGGCTGGCGTGGTGGGCGACCTGATTCTCGTCGTCAGCGTGCGCGATCACGCCTACTTCCGCCGCGACGGCCTGAACGTGCTGCTCGACGTGCCCGTCACCGTCTGGGACGCCCTGCTCGGCGGCAAGGTCGAAGTGCCGACGCTCGACGGCAAGGTCACGCTGACGATCCCGCCCGGCTCCAGCAGCGGCCAGAAGCTCCGCATTAAGGGCCAGGGCATTACCAAAGGCCCGGAGAGCGGCGATCAGTTGTGCGTCGTGAAGGTCATCGTGCCCAAGTCGCTGACGGACGAACAGAAGCAACTCGTCGAGCAGCTCAAGGATTCCGCCGACTTCGACCCCGCCCGCGACGCGCCGTGGCGCTGA